In the genome of Bremerella sp. P1, the window GTAGTCGACGAGGATCTCCTGGGTGGCAGGCTGGGAGAGCTGAACGGTGAAGGCCATCAGCTGAGTACCGCTGTCGCCTTCCAGTAGTTCGGCGTTGGAGACGAACAGGGATCGGTCTTCATCGCCGCCATCGGTATCGAGGATCAGGCCGGTGGCTGAGACACGCAGCTGCTCGTTCGCGAAGACCGCGCCGGTAAGGTTCATCAGTTCCAGGTAGAACCACTCATCCGGTTCGGCTACGTCGCTATCACTATACGGATCGATATGAATGTTCCACGTCGTACTGCCTGCTGGAATCGTCACCGATCCAGACTCGAAGGCGAAGTCGACATCCTCCAGGGCGGTGCCTGGCCGTGTGAAGTAGTCGAAGGTTACTTCGGTAGCGGCAGGCTTCGAGAGAGTGATCTCGAAGTAGGCCTCATCACCCGACGAATCCTGCTCGACCCTTCGGGTACCACGGATCGCCACCACGGGATCAGTACCATCTCCCGAGTCGTCATCCATGATCCGGCCGAGACCCGCCAGGCCATCAGGGCTGGTCGACAGCAGGGACGCACTTCCAGCCTGTGGCGTTACCAGGAGAGAGAAGGTCTCATCGGTCTCGACGTCGGTGTCTCCTGAGATCGGCACAAACACGGTAGCGGTTGTCTGCCCGGCGAGGAAGGTAAGGGTCCCGGTGGTGGCCGTGTAGTCGACCCCGGCGATCGCCGAATCATCGACCGTCTGGTAGTCGACGAGGATCTCCTGGGTGGCAGGCTGGGAGAGCTGAACGGTGAAGGCCATCAGCTGAGTACCGCTGTCGCCTTCCAGTAGTTCGGCGTTGGAGACGAACAGGGATCGGTCTTCATCGCCGCCATCGGTATCGAGGATCAGGCCGGTGGCTGAGACACGCAGCTGCTCGTTCGCGAAGACCGCGCCGGTAAGGTTCATCAGTTCCAGGTAGAACCACTCATCCGGTTCGGCTACGTCGCTATCACTATACGGATCGATATGAATGTTCCACGTCGTACTGCCTGCTGGAATCGTCACCGATCCAGACTCGAAGGCGAAGTCGACATCCTCCAGGGCGGTGCCTGGCCGTGTGAAGTAGTCGAAGGTTACTTCGGTAGCGGCAGGCTTCGAGAGAGTGATCTCGAAGTAGGCCTCATCACCCGACGAATCCTGCTCGACCCTTCGGGTACCACGGATCGCCACCACGGGATCAGTACCATCTCCCGAGTCGTCATCCATGATCCGGCCGAGACCCGCCAGGCCATCAGGGCTGGTCGACAGCAGGGACGCACTTCCAGCCTGTGGCGTTACCAGGAGAGAGAAGGTCTCATCGGTCTCGACGTCGGTGTCTCCTGAGATCGGCACAAACACGGTAGCGGTTGTCTGCCCGGCGAGGAAGGTAAGGGTCCCGGTGGTGGCCGTGTAGTCGACCCCGGCGATCGCCGAATCATCGACCGTCTGGTAGTCGACGAGGATCTCCTGGGTGGCAGGCTGGGAGAGCTGAACGGTGAAGGCCATCAGCTGAGTACCGCTGTCGCCTTCCAGTAGTTCGGCGTTGGAGACGAACAGGGATCGGTCTTCATCGCCGCCATCGGTATCGAGGATCAGGCCGGTGGCTGAGACACGCAGCTGCTCGTTCGCGAAGACCGCGCCGGTAAGGTTCATCAGTTCCAGGTAGAACCACTCATCCGGTTCGGCTACGTCGCTATCACTATACGGATCGATATGAATCGACCAAGATGTTGTTCCCGCGGGAATGGTTACTGTGCCAGCATCGAACTGAAAATCGACGTCCTCTAAAGCTGTGCCGGATCGCGTGGCGAAGTTAAGAACTAACGCCGTTTCAGCAGCCGTGGACAATTCGATGTTGAACACCAAGCCGTTACCCCCAGATGAATCTTCGTCTTGGATAGCATTTGCCAGGGTCAACTCAGGAAGGGTAGCCATTGCCGACTGGACGACTGGGCTTTCCATTCCAAGTCCATTGTTGGGAGTCAGCGGCGTGCCAGACAATACTGTTCTCTCTTCGAGTTTCTCACAGAATGTCAATGGCCGCAGCAGTTTTCGGTGGCGTTTGCTACGGTGGGAGTTTTGCGATCGAGAGGAGTACGGGAAGGGCATAGGGATCGAGCCTATAGACATCTGGCCAAATCGCGAACTTTACACATCCTGACGGCGCCTTGCTCACCTGTCTAAGGAATGCTACGCGGCCACACTTAAGTGGGGCGTGTTAAGAATAAACTATCTGACCGCCAAGATCCAACAAACCAACTAACGTTCTAGTTGGGAAATTGATACAAGCTGTGAGAAATTGGCTAACCAAATGAACCCGAGTTAAATAATTCATGAGGCAGCTAGGAGGAGTGGGAGGTTGGTCGCGTCTCTGCTTTGAGCCGTTCGATAGTCGGTGTTACGGAGTTATGCCGTTGCCCCTCTTCATTCACGAAGACGGTTCCTTTCGGGGAGGGATAAGCATGACCTGCCCCCTTCGACCGCGTCCATTCGGTAAATTAGTTACTTGCTGAATGCATGCCCATTTGAAGGGAGATGTCTTATGCCAAGAAGACGATTCACGCCGGAGCAGATCATCCAACAGCTCCGCGAAGCGGAGGTGCTTCTTTCTCAGAACAAGACAATTGCCCAGGCCTGCAAGGCGATCGGCGTCACGGAGCAGACTCACTACCGCTGGCGAAAGGAATACGGTGGTGTTCGCAACGATCAGGCCAAGCGGTCGAAAGAGCGCGAGAAGGAGAACGCTCGGCTCAAGCGTTTGTTGGCGGCTATTCGTCTAGTATTCGTTGTGCGTGCTATCTCCGATCAAGCTGCCGATCGAGTTTTCGTAATGCTTTGGCTTTGTAGAATAGCCAAACGAGCAATAGCCCGACACATCCAAAGAATACCGGAAATCCCCACACACTGATGAGCGAATCAAGGCATATCCGCGTCGGTTGTTGTGGATCATACAGAATATCAACGCGATCATTCGCTGCGATATTCTGTTTAGAACTGACCAAGCTGCCCTCAACCGGCTCTCCAGACGCGGTTTGAAAGCGGAAGTAATAGGTCCACACCCTGCGACGCTCGCTACTCGTGCCGGAGGTCTTCACTTCGTAGCTAGTGCAGGTGGCAGTCGCTCGTTCCCCACGCAGGCCTAGCACGAGATGTTCGTAAGAGGAGTAAGCAGCGAACAATATCAAAGCCACGATGACAAGGCCAGCGAAGCCAGTCGCCAGCGACCGCCCGTGATCCAGGCACCAATCCACCAACCACGCTATCATCGTAGTGCTCCCCGAGACCTCTTTGACATGGTGACTGGTACGCCCTCCTGATGGTCAATCATCCGGTGAACTTCTTAGGTATTGAATGACGGCAGCACGATGATCACTCCCCTGTCGTACATGACCAAAAGCAAGTCCAACCCTGGCGCAGCGCTCACGAGTGTTTTGGCACAACCTTGTTGGTCATGACTTCGATGCAATACCGTAGATGGAATCTACACGGATTGTACTGATACTGCCAGTCGCCACGACCAGCTGAGAGGGTGAAGCGTTTTCCTTCTGCGTTTGCAGCGGTCGGAAGGTACCAATATGATTCGGGTGACCTTTAGATAGTCTCAAGGATCGGCGTATCCTTCATTCGGTAGAGCGACACGCCTGAGGGGTTGTCATGGCATTCGGCTTACACGAATCAAGAATGGCCCGATAGCGACTCAGGCAGCTTTTCTTCACCTTCTCGTTGGGATCGGCCTGCCCGTCTCACTCCAACCAGACCCCACGATCAATCCCTCAAATATTCAGTAAAGGATTCGGTTCGCTCAGGGGTCGACCGAACAGGACTCGGAATCACTAAACCGTTCTCTCCGCATCAGATAGCGAAAGTCTAAAACAGAGAACATTCACGAAAAGGGTTCTGAACAGGGAGCCTTTCTTTGCAGCGGATTTTCCGCCGACAAACCAGTTAACGACAAACGCCGAGAGTGAAAGCTCTGGGCGTGTTGTCGTACGGGAGAACATGGTATGGTGTCGCGGCTTGATGGGAACTCGCGGAAAGTTCTCCGATTAACACGACAATTCTGGTTCGTCTCTATCGGGGCAATGGTCTCACTTTTATTCCGAAGCCCGTCAGTCTCGCTCCACTTAAACCCTGGTTTAGCAAATAGTGCTCAACCAGGGTTTTTTCGTGCGCTCGCTGAGGCTGGGATAGAAGTGTGGCGTTTTATCCCATGAACACAATTCGTGGCAGCTCGCGTTGCGGTCTAGCCGGAGGAATTTGAAATGCGCTGAGCGGTCGTGTTCGTTCCATCTAAGCGATGAATCCCAACTCGGTTGTCGCATAACTTCCCACCAAAACCGCGACGTGTTCGAGTGGAGCAACTCTTCTTTTCCGCGGAGATTCTTTCTCGCTGTTAGTCATGGGAATGTACTTATAGCCTGCCAAGGCAAAGCCTTTTGAAAAGCGGACTTACACGTCTCCAGGGGATCGATCGGCAATTCAAGAATTTAAAAAATACATTGACGCTACGTGAAATACGAATATACTGCGGGCATCCCACGAGGGATGCTTTGTGCCCCAGAATGCGTTTTCCCAATCCGTTATCTGACATTCTGCACTTACTTTTTCAGGTTCACTGTTATGAGAAACAGTCGCAATGCTTTCACTCTGGTAGAGCTTCTAGTAGTCATCGCCATCATTGGTGTCCTTATCGCGCTGCTTTTGCCGGCCGTGCAGCAAGCCCGAGAGGCAGCGCGGAGGATGCAATGTTCCAATAACTTCAAGCAAATGGGATTGGCACTGCACAACTATCATGACACATTTGGCTCGTTTCCCTACGGTGCACGAGCCGGTACAGTTAGCTACCCAAATCTATCAGGGGTCAACTGGAGAACTTCAATCCTGCCGTTTCTCGAGCAGAATGCCCTGTTTGATCAACTTGATTTTGAAACGGGTAGCTTTAGCGGATACAGCAGTTTTCCCTTCGCAGGCGGCAACTTAGTTTTGGAAGGGCTGGTTGTTGAAGGCTACATTTGTCCATCTAGCCCGATTGACCCGCTAATCGCCGCACCAGGAGGACTGAACAATCCTGCCGCCGGAGACAAAGCAGGAATGATGCATCACTATGTCGGGATCGCTGGTGCCTACCCTGACCCCGCCGGACGAACGGACGTCGTAAAGCAAACTTCACGAGGTTATGCTGCCGGGACCGGCATGCTTCGCCCAGGACAGGTGACCAAGTTTCGGGATGCAACCGACGGAACATCGAACAGCTTGGCAGTCGCCGAACAGTCTGGGATGGTTGGCAAAGAGGTGATTGCCGCCAATTACGGGGGTGGATGGACAGGTCAGTTAGCGAACTATCCCGTAAGTTCGATCTCTAGCAGTTCTGACAACTACTATTACACGGGACTTTCCACGGTTCGTTGGCAGATCAATTACGACACCAAAACCTCTTCATCCAGTAGCCAACCCTACGAAAACAACACCATTCTCAATTCATTTCATCCGGGTGGAATCTTAGGGTTGTTGGGGGATGGATCGACAAGGTTCATTCCAGAGACCATTGATATGGAAACGCTGCGGCGTCTAAGCGCATGCGACGATGGACTGACGGCTTCGCTTTAATTCGCTCACCGCAATAGTAATTGAGAAAGCCATATCAATGATTTGTCAAGTAACTACGAAACTGGCCATGCTGATGCTTTGCATACTTTGCACAGGGTTGGTTGGCTGTTCGGAAAAGCCGACTGGTGCTGAAGTCGACGGTAAGATCGCTTTGGACGGATCACCCGTATCGACTGGGGTTATCCTCTTTCAAGATGATTTCAATGGCACAGGAGGGAGTGCGATTGTTGAGGACGGAAGTTTCAAGTTCTCGACACCTTTACCTCCAGGCAAGTACGCGGTTGCTCTCCAACCGCCACCACCGCCGGCGCCACATGAAACAGGGATAAAACGGGTCAATGTTAAATTCCCCCGTCATTTAACCGTCGCGGCAACAAGCGGGCTGGAGATCGAAATCACGCCAGGGAAGAACTCTCTAGATCTAGATGTCCAATCCAAATAGTAGCCCAGCCAGAAGTGGTGTTAGAAACTTTGTTTGAGAGCAACATGCGTATTACAACATTGGCAGCTAACCTAGCGGGGCGGTACGTCTATTTTCTGGCCGGTTTACTTCTCTTTCTAGGGGGTGCCGGAAGACTCGATGCATTAGAAAAAGCGTCGTTCGTAATTGTCGGCAGCCAAGACTGCGGTTTGTGCCAGGTGTTGAGAAAGCACGATGTGAAATTTGCAACGGCTTCCGACGTGGACCATGCACTTTCGCAGGTAAGCGACCGGGGAACCATTGCCATTTTGGCCGACAAGTACCCCGATGAAACAACCGACGTTCCTCGTTCGTTTCTGTCGCAGGCTACCAACAAGAAGCTTCGAGTCTACCTAGAGTATCCCACGGAAATTCCTAACGTTTCCATTGGATCCCCGACAGGGGTCCGTTGGGAACGCGTGGTTGTTGCCTCGGACGATCTAGGTTCGCATCTCAAATCGAACCAGATTCTCTCCATGAATCGTTGCCGTTATGTGCCCGTTCAATCAAATGATCCACTTCTTGTCCTAGCACGCGTCGCGGGCTTGGACACCGCCGTCTATGGAATTCCTGATACGGCCGTACCTCTCTTAGTGCATCGTGCGGCCACGGATGTGACACCAGAGATGTATATTGCGACGAGCAAAATGAGCGACTTTGTAACCGCCCGTTATGCCCCCGCGAAGGCCTGGGCAAACGTTTGGAGCGGACTCTTAGAAAAGCTTGATCCATCTTTGGCCGGAATTCGCCTTGCCTGGGAACCTACAGTACGTCCTAGCTACTTGGCCCAAGAGGTGCTTCCTGAGAACGCCGAAAGGGAAGCTCTTCGGCGTGGTGCTGACTGGTTCGTTAAATCGGGTCTCTTGCTTACCGAGAAGTCTCTGGAGACAAGTCGTGAAAAGATTGCGATCTCCGAGGTTGCCCATTCGAAGGCATTTCGCAACGAACTTGGCGATGGACGCTTTGGCATGTTAGAGGGGTTTGACTCAGGTATTCTTCCCGATGGAAGCCAGCGCGTTCGTGTTATCCAGCGAAGCGACTGTATCAGTGAGACGGCGATGGGGCTTGGTATTGCTGGTGATGTAATCAACAATGAGCAGTTGTCGACGATCGCTAAGAATCTTCAAGAATACCTCTATCTTCGGTCCGGTGCTGTGCACGGAGAGCGAGGCGACCCCAGCCATCCTTCGTACGGAATGATTGCCTGGGGGGTCTCAAACGATGCGTGGAAGCGAGCCAACTACGGGGACGACATCGCGCGGGTCTTATTGGCATCGATGGCCACCGAAGCCGCTACGGACGACCATCGGTGGAACCCCTATATATCTCGCGCGGTTGTTGCTGGCTTACGCACAACCGGGCCACTGGGGTTCAAGCCAGGAAGGATTGATCAAAATCAACTGGCAAGCAACGGCTGGCAGCATTACTTGAAGCAGGCGAGCATCTACCCTTCGCCTCACTTTCAGTGTTACTTGTGGGCTTGTTACCTGTGGGCCTACGAGCAGTCTGGGGATGAGCTGCTATTAGAGCGGGCTCGCACGGGCATGCGAATTATGATGTCGCGATATCCTGATGAGTGGAGATGGACGAACGGCATTCAGCAGGAAAGAGCCCGAATGCTTCTACCACTGGCGTGGCTAATTCGTGTAGACGATCGGCCGGAACATCGTCGTTGGTTACGGCAAATCGCCGAGGATCTGATTGCCTGTCAAGATGCGTCTGGAGCGATTCGCGAGGAACTAGGGCGACTCGATCGGGGTGCCTACCCGCCCCATCGCAATAACGAATCGTTTGGTGCTCACGAAGCGCCATTGATTCATGAAAACGGTGAACCAATTTGTGATTTGCTATATACAACGAACTTTGCGTTTCTGGGCCTTCATGAAGCTGCTGCCGCGACCGGCGATGAATTCTATCGAGATGCTGAAGATAAGCTCGCAGCTTTCCTGTGTCGTATTCAAACGAAAAGCGAGGCCCACCCTGAACTTGACGGCGCTTGGATGCGTGCATTTGATTTCCATCGCTGGGAGTTCTGGGGATCCAATGGTGATGCTGGTTGGGGGGCATGGTCGATTGAATCCGGCTGGACGCAAGGGTGGATTGTCGCGGTGCTCGGTATGCGACAAGCCAACAAGAGCCTGTGGGAGATGACACAGCGACTTGACGCAAGTAGCGACTATGCCAGGTATCGCGAAGAAATGCTGCCTCAGAATACTGTTCACGAGGTCAAGCAAGATCCCATCCGGCACGATGGAGTCAATGCCTCTGTCAAATTGATCAATTCGCCTGCCCCGCAATATAGTGTCTTGGGTGCCGAAACACTCACCAATGGACTGGCCGGTCCAATCTCGCATCAAGACGCACAGTGGATTGGGATTGAAGGGGAGGCACTTGTCGCTGAACTTGAATTTGAGGACCAGAAAGCGCTAAAGACGATTGATGTAAACGTACTCCAGGGAACAAAAGTTGGAATTTACTATCCACGCAGCATGCGCGTTTTAGTTGCCAATGACGATGGAGAGTTTCTGCCATGGGGATACCTGCAGTGTGAGCCGGATGATTCCCATGACAAACAAGTGAAATGGATTCGGCTTTCTGGCGAACCGAGCTCTATCAAGCGGATTAGGGTCATACTGGAAAACCGAGGAACGATACCTGGTGGTCACCATTCGGCAGGCAAACCGACCTGGCTATTCGTGAGCGAGATAGCACTCAATCGCAGTAACTCAGAAAAGAAGGAAGCAATGTGATACCCGGTGAGATTCGAGTAGCATCTGCTAAATTTCGAGATGACCTGCTCAACGATACACTTCCTTTTTGGCTGGATCGTAGTATTGATCGCGAGTATGGCGGATACTTCACTGCCTTTGATCGTGATGGTAGGCGACTTGAAACAGATAAAGCGGTATGGTTCCAAGGGCGTTTTGCTTGGATGTTGGCAACTATCGCTGAAACGGTCGAGCCTCGTAATTATTGGCTAGAGCGTGCTAAGCACGGCATCGACTTCCTGCAGCGTTACTGCGTTGATCGCGATGGAAGGTACTTCTTCCTGGTAACCCGTGATGGGCAACCACTGCGAAAACGCCGGTATGTTTTCTCGGAATGCTTTGCGGCCATGGCCTATGCTGCCTACGGAAAATCGGCTGGTAGCGAAGACCACTGCCAAATGGCAATCGAGCTGTTTCGAGACCTCCGATCACATTTAGGCCCCAACTCCTTTCTGGAACCCAAGGTGAATCCTGGCGTACGCCCCATGAAATCGTTGGCCAGCCCGATGATTCTCATTGGTGTTGCTCAAGAGATTCGCAAAGCAACTGGATTGGTCGAGTGTACGGAGGTGATTGAGCAATGCATCGATGAAATACGCACTGACTTCGTCAAAGGTGACTTAGCATGTGTTCTGGAGAATGTCGGCAAACAGGGTGAGGTGATCGAAACGTTCGATGGCCGTCTGATCAACCCGGGGCATTCGATCGAGTTGGCGTGGTTTCTGATGGAAGAGGCTAGACAAAGGGACTTGCCTGAGTTGACCGCATTGGGAATACAGATTCTCGATTGGTCACTCAAGTTGGGCTGGGACAAGCAGTACGGTGGCTTGTACTACTTCCGAGATTGTCACGGGTTCCCGTGTGCCGAGTATTGGCATGATATGAAATTCTGGTGGCCGCATGCGGAGGCGATCATAGCGACGCTCCTCGCATGGAGACTGACAGGGGAAGAACGCTACTGGAGTTGGCATCATAAGATTTACAGTTGGTCTTATCAGCATTTCGCCGACCCCGAGTTTGGAGAATGGTTCGGCTACTTGCATCGTGACGGAACGCTCTCGAGTACGATCAAGGGCAACCAATGGAAGGGGCCGTTCCATCTACCACGGATGCAGTTCTACTGCTGGCAACTGCTTGAGGAAGTAATACATGCCCAGCCTGTTTGATTCAACACAACTTAGCTGGCTCGACTGGAGTGTGTTGGGGCTGTATTTCGGTGGCTTGCTCGTACTGGGGTTCGTTCTCCGCAAACAGAGTGGAGACGATTTGGAAGGCTACTTCTTAGCTGGCCGAAAAATCCCAGGCTGGCTGAATGGATTCTCGTATGCGGCGACGTGCATGAATGCTGATGTCGCTCCGGCCTATTGTGGTATGACCGTAGTTACTGGGGTATTCATCTGCTGGTTTTACTTCGCTCGGTTTGGCTTGGCCCTGATGATTGCAGCTTTGCTGTTTGCGGGACTTTGGCGAAGACTAAACCTGCGTACGTCTCCCGAGTTTTACGAACTGCGTTTCAGCGGATCAGCTGCTTTAACGATGCGTAGTTGGGTGGCATTGCGAAGCGCACTGATCGCCTTGCCTGCCTGGACGGGAGCGGGGTTGTTGGGGTTGCACAAGATCTCATCACCACTACTTGAATGGTCGATGTTCACGACGCTTGCCATTGTCATTCCGGTGATTCTGTTCTATGTGCTGGCATCTGGGTACGTCGGAGTCGTAACTTCCGACTTCTTTCAAACCCTGATCATCATTGGTAGCTCCGTACTGCTAATGATTATCGTGTTAGTCGACTTTGGAGGACCGACGCAACTTTATACGGCGTTGGAGCAATCAGTCGGCACGGAGGCGGCCAGTGTGTTCCCACCGATAGGACACGAGGTGCTCGGTTTAGTCGCGATAGCCGCTTGGACCATGGGAACCGCGATCGGGTATGGAGGCGACGCTGCTCCCATGGCTGGTGCCATGGAAGGACAGCGCATTCTTTCATGTCGTAATGAACGAGAAGCGTCCAAGATGTATGTCTGGACAACGATCATCCTCTTCTTGCTGCTGGCCACGCTCACGTTGCCTGCTCTGGCTGCAATGATTCATTGGCCGGAGGTTAGGACCGCCGATCAGAAGGAACTCGCCTACGGAATGCTGATGGCGAGATATTTGCCACCAGGTCTGCTAGGCCTGGCCTTGAGTGCCGTCCTGGCCTCGATCATGAGTACCGTTAGCTCCAATATGAATTTTGGGGCCCAGGTACTTGTGAACGACGTCTATCAGCGCTCGCTGGTTAAGAAGGCGTCCCTGCAGCACTACCTGTTGATGGGGAAAGTGTTTTCGGCAGGCATATTGATCCTGGGAATTCTGGTGGCGGTTGCCGCGACAAACGTCATCCAGATCTCAATCTTCATGCTCGGATTGTCGTCAGCCGAATTGACGGCGAACTGGGCACAATGGTGGTGGTGGCGATTCAATGGCTGGGCCCGATTAACGGCATCGCTCGGTGGTCCATTGATCTTTCTTCTTAATAAGCTGTTTGTGTTCCCAAATCCGTGGTTTGCTTTTCCGAACCTACTCGACTTCGGCCCTCACAACGACTATATGATCATCTTCGTTTCGATGGGCATAACGCTGATCGCCTGGGTCACCGTTGCTTGGCTAACCCCACCAGAGCCTATGTCGCATTTAGTGGACTTCTACCGGCGTGCACGCCCCTATGGACTATGGGGACCCGTAGCCAAAGCCGCTGGCGAATCGCTACCCCCGCGAGGCCGCATTGCTTTTGGTTTTGCCGTGGCACCGTTTGGAACCCTTATGGCTGCGACCGGCATTCTCACGCTCTCGCTGGTTTACTTGGGGCGGTGGAGTGGGGCCGGGATTGCGGCAGGCGTGATGCTTATTTCCGGGACCCTATTCTTTTTCGGCTTCAGCAAGCTCATTCAGCCTCAAAGTTCGTTGGAATCGGAATCCAACGCTGCGGAGTCTCACCCACGCGAAACTGTGGAACCTCAGTTTGTTGAGAACTCCTAATCGGGATTGCATAATTTCAGGAAACAGAAATATGATTTCCTGTTGCTCCTCTTTGTATCTCTTTTGAGCTAACTATATGACTGTTGAATTCGGCCGTCCGAAACGCGTTCGCTTGGTGGATATCGCTGAGAAAGTTGGTGTTTCCAGGCGAGCCGTATCGGCTGTATTGCTGGGAACGGGCGGCAGTCGTGTTACCGTCGGAGAAGAAAAGGCGAAGGAGATCCAGCGAGTCGCCAATT includes:
- a CDS encoding sodium:solute symporter family transporter, with product MPSLFDSTQLSWLDWSVLGLYFGGLLVLGFVLRKQSGDDLEGYFLAGRKIPGWLNGFSYAATCMNADVAPAYCGMTVVTGVFICWFYFARFGLALMIAALLFAGLWRRLNLRTSPEFYELRFSGSAALTMRSWVALRSALIALPAWTGAGLLGLHKISSPLLEWSMFTTLAIVIPVILFYVLASGYVGVVTSDFFQTLIIIGSSVLLMIIVLVDFGGPTQLYTALEQSVGTEAASVFPPIGHEVLGLVAIAAWTMGTAIGYGGDAAPMAGAMEGQRILSCRNEREASKMYVWTTIILFLLLATLTLPALAAMIHWPEVRTADQKELAYGMLMARYLPPGLLGLALSAVLASIMSTVSSNMNFGAQVLVNDVYQRSLVKKASLQHYLLMGKVFSAGILILGILVAVAATNVIQISIFMLGLSSAELTANWAQWWWWRFNGWARLTASLGGPLIFLLNKLFVFPNPWFAFPNLLDFGPHNDYMIIFVSMGITLIAWVTVAWLTPPEPMSHLVDFYRRARPYGLWGPVAKAAGESLPPRGRIAFGFAVAPFGTLMAATGILTLSLVYLGRWSGAGIAAGVMLISGTLFFFGFSKLIQPQSSLESESNAAESHPRETVEPQFVENS
- a CDS encoding AGE family epimerase/isomerase; the protein is MIPGEIRVASAKFRDDLLNDTLPFWLDRSIDREYGGYFTAFDRDGRRLETDKAVWFQGRFAWMLATIAETVEPRNYWLERAKHGIDFLQRYCVDRDGRYFFLVTRDGQPLRKRRYVFSECFAAMAYAAYGKSAGSEDHCQMAIELFRDLRSHLGPNSFLEPKVNPGVRPMKSLASPMILIGVAQEIRKATGLVECTEVIEQCIDEIRTDFVKGDLACVLENVGKQGEVIETFDGRLINPGHSIELAWFLMEEARQRDLPELTALGIQILDWSLKLGWDKQYGGLYYFRDCHGFPCAEYWHDMKFWWPHAEAIIATLLAWRLTGEERYWSWHHKIYSWSYQHFADPEFGEWFGYLHRDGTLSSTIKGNQWKGPFHLPRMQFYCWQLLEEVIHAQPV
- a CDS encoding DUF1559 domain-containing protein yields the protein MRNSRNAFTLVELLVVIAIIGVLIALLLPAVQQAREAARRMQCSNNFKQMGLALHNYHDTFGSFPYGARAGTVSYPNLSGVNWRTSILPFLEQNALFDQLDFETGSFSGYSSFPFAGGNLVLEGLVVEGYICPSSPIDPLIAAPGGLNNPAAGDKAGMMHHYVGIAGAYPDPAGRTDVVKQTSRGYAAGTGMLRPGQVTKFRDATDGTSNSLAVAEQSGMVGKEVIAANYGGGWTGQLANYPVSSISSSSDNYYYTGLSTVRWQINYDTKTSSSSSQPYENNTILNSFHPGGILGLLGDGSTRFIPETIDMETLRRLSACDDGLTASL
- a CDS encoding DUF3592 domain-containing protein translates to MIAWLVDWCLDHGRSLATGFAGLVIVALILFAAYSSYEHLVLGLRGERATATCTSYEVKTSGTSSERRRVWTYYFRFQTASGEPVEGSLVSSKQNIAANDRVDILYDPQQPTRICLDSLISVWGFPVFFGCVGLLLVWLFYKAKALRKLDRQLDRR